From Paenibacillus sp. GP183, one genomic window encodes:
- a CDS encoding response regulator yields the protein MANRILIVDDAAFMRMMIRDILSKNGYEVCGEANDGAQAIEKFKELKPDLITMDITMPEMDGIHALKEIKKLEPNAKVIMCSAMGQQAMVIDAIQAGAKDFIVKPFQADRVIEAIKKTLG from the coding sequence ATGGCAAACCGAATTCTTATTGTGGATGATGCTGCATTTATGCGAATGATGATCCGTGACATTTTATCAAAAAACGGATATGAGGTTTGCGGTGAAGCCAATGATGGGGCACAAGCCATTGAGAAGTTCAAAGAATTGAAGCCTGACCTGATCACCATGGATATTACAATGCCTGAAATGGATGGAATCCATGCTCTGAAAGAAATCAAAAAGCTGGAACCTAATGCCAAGGTGATTATGTGTTCCGCCATGGGGCAGCAAGCGATGGTTATCGATGCTATTCAAGCTGGAGCGAAGGACTTTATCGTGAAGCCGTTTCAAGCAGACCGGGTTATTGAAGCAATCAAGAAAACTCTGGGATAA